The following are from one region of the Rhizobacter sp. AJA081-3 genome:
- the egtD gene encoding L-histidine N(alpha)-methyltransferase — protein MQTPTFIQLHRIDDRAMADEAAAGLLAAQAHVSPKFFYDPLGSRLFDAITELQEYYPTRTEAEIFAVHGAAMAEAARDATGAGPVMVDLGAGNCAKAARLFGRLEPRRYVAVDISVDFLRDSLQHLQREHPAMQMVGVGLDFSAQLQLPERLVDGRGLVFYPGSSIGNFSPAQALRLLRDARATAAGGALLIGVDLVKPVATLEAAYDDELGVTAAFNLNLLNHLNRLLGADFRVRDWQHVAHFDTVHSRIQMHLQARHAVTVHWNGGRREFAAGERIHTENSAKWAVADFEDLLREAGFGAVRHWTDPQGWFAVFLAAG, from the coding sequence ATGCAGACCCCGACTTTCATCCAGCTTCACCGGATCGACGACCGTGCGATGGCCGACGAGGCGGCTGCCGGCCTGCTCGCGGCGCAGGCCCACGTGTCGCCGAAGTTCTTCTACGACCCGCTGGGCTCGCGGCTGTTCGACGCCATCACCGAGCTGCAGGAGTACTACCCGACCCGCACCGAGGCCGAGATCTTCGCGGTGCACGGCGCGGCGATGGCCGAGGCCGCGCGCGACGCCACAGGCGCCGGCCCGGTGATGGTCGACCTGGGTGCAGGCAACTGCGCCAAGGCGGCACGCCTGTTCGGCCGCCTGGAGCCGCGGCGTTACGTGGCGGTCGACATCTCGGTGGATTTCCTGCGCGACTCGCTTCAGCACCTGCAGCGCGAGCACCCGGCGATGCAGATGGTCGGCGTGGGCCTGGACTTCTCGGCGCAACTGCAACTGCCCGAACGGCTGGTCGACGGCCGCGGCCTCGTGTTCTATCCCGGCTCCTCGATCGGCAATTTCTCGCCTGCGCAAGCACTGCGCTTGCTGCGCGACGCGCGGGCCACGGCGGCTGGCGGCGCCTTGCTGATCGGCGTCGATCTGGTCAAGCCGGTGGCCACGCTGGAGGCCGCCTACGATGACGAACTCGGCGTGACCGCAGCCTTCAACCTCAACCTGCTGAATCACCTCAACCGCCTCCTCGGTGCCGATTTCCGCGTGCGTGACTGGCAACACGTCGCCCACTTCGATACGGTGCATTCGCGCATCCAGATGCATCTGCAGGCGCGGCACGCCGTGACAGTGCACTGGAACGGCGGACGCCGAGAGTTCGCCGCCGGCGAGCGCATCCACACCGAGAACTCGGCCAAGTGGGCGGTGGCGGATTTCGAGGACTTGCTGCGCGAGGCCGGCTTCGGCGCCGTGCGCCACTGGACCGATCCGCAGGGCTGGTTCGCGGTGTTCCTCGCCGCGGGCTGA
- the senB gene encoding selenoneine biosynthesis selenosugar synthase SenB, producing MHRESIVIVTPALADANNGNWQTAQRWSRLLRPAYNVALTGQWRGGDEALMIALHARRSAASVRAWRAAHPQRPLVLVLTGTDLYRDIDSDADAQGSLQRADRLVVLNELGCERLPLDLRERCRVVLQSCPARRVLPRTMRHLRALMVGHLREEKDPRSYLRAAERLASRSDILLDHVGAALDPALGALAQARAAAQSNYRWLGALPHAATRRRIQAAHVLVHPSRMEGGAHVVIEAVRSGTPVLASRIDGNLGLLGEDYDGYFSPGDDAALATLLERARDDADMLPALTRQVAQRAPLFSPQAERDTLHRLLAELTERTDPGDRR from the coding sequence GTGCATCGTGAATCCATCGTGATCGTGACCCCGGCGCTGGCGGACGCCAACAACGGCAACTGGCAGACCGCGCAGCGTTGGTCGCGTTTGCTGCGTCCAGCTTACAACGTTGCCTTGACGGGCCAGTGGCGCGGCGGCGACGAAGCGTTGATGATCGCGTTGCACGCCCGCCGCTCGGCGGCTTCGGTGAGAGCCTGGCGCGCCGCGCACCCGCAGCGGCCGCTGGTGCTGGTGCTCACCGGCACCGACCTGTACCGCGACATCGACAGCGATGCCGACGCGCAAGGCTCGCTTCAGCGCGCCGACCGCCTCGTGGTGCTCAATGAACTGGGTTGCGAACGGCTGCCGCTGGACTTGCGCGAGCGCTGCCGCGTGGTGCTGCAGTCCTGCCCGGCGCGTCGCGTGCTGCCGCGAACGATGCGCCATCTGCGCGCCCTGATGGTGGGCCACCTGCGCGAGGAGAAGGATCCGCGCTCCTACCTGCGTGCCGCCGAGCGGCTGGCCTCGCGCAGCGACATCCTGCTCGACCATGTCGGCGCGGCGCTCGACCCGGCGCTGGGCGCGCTGGCGCAGGCGCGCGCCGCAGCGCAGTCCAACTACCGCTGGCTCGGCGCGCTGCCGCACGCGGCCACCCGGCGGCGCATCCAGGCGGCCCATGTGCTGGTACACCCGAGCCGGATGGAAGGCGGGGCGCACGTGGTCATCGAGGCCGTGCGCAGCGGCACGCCGGTGCTGGCCTCGCGCATCGACGGCAACCTGGGCCTGCTCGGAGAAGACTACGACGGCTACTTTTCGCCCGGCGACGACGCAGCACTGGCGACCCTGCTGGAGCGCGCCCGCGACGATGCCGATATGCTGCCGGCTTTGACGCGCCAGGTGGCGCAACGCGCGCCGCTGTTCTCGCCGCAGGCCGAACGCGACACGCTGCACCGCCTGCTGGCCGAACTGACAGAACGCACCGACCCCGGAGACCGACGATGA
- the selD gene encoding selenide, water dikinase SelD, which produces MNAPEKPAEPRLTSLSHGGGCGCKIAPGLLSEILKGTAAMPIPKELLVGIETADDAAVYQLNDEQALIATTDFFMPIVDDPHDFGRIAATNAISDVYAMGGRPIMALALVGMPINVLSTQTIGRILEGGASVCRAAGIPIAGGHTIDSVEAIYGLVALGLVHPKHVKRNADAQPGDLLVLGKPLGVGVMSAALKKGELGDAGYARMIETTTKLNTPGPELAALPGVHALTDVTGFGLAGHALEMARGARCEVHLDWAAVPLMSGVRELAAQGFVTGASGRNWAGYGSDVSLPANFAAEDRALLTDPQTSGGLLVACTPASLDAVLATFQRHGFAQAAVVGGVTAASGAPRLVVA; this is translated from the coding sequence ATGAACGCACCCGAAAAACCCGCCGAACCCCGCCTGACCTCGCTGTCGCACGGCGGCGGCTGCGGCTGCAAGATCGCCCCGGGCCTGCTCTCCGAGATCCTCAAGGGCACGGCCGCGATGCCGATCCCGAAAGAGCTGCTGGTGGGCATCGAGACCGCCGACGACGCGGCCGTCTACCAGCTCAACGACGAGCAGGCGCTGATCGCGACGACGGACTTCTTCATGCCCATCGTCGACGACCCGCACGATTTCGGCCGCATCGCCGCCACCAATGCCATCAGCGATGTCTACGCCATGGGCGGCCGCCCGATCATGGCGCTGGCGCTGGTGGGCATGCCGATCAACGTGCTGTCCACGCAGACCATCGGCCGCATCCTCGAAGGCGGCGCCTCGGTGTGCCGCGCCGCGGGCATCCCGATCGCCGGCGGCCACACCATCGATTCCGTCGAGGCGATCTACGGCCTCGTGGCGCTGGGGCTGGTGCATCCGAAGCACGTCAAGCGAAATGCCGATGCGCAGCCGGGCGACCTGCTCGTGCTCGGCAAGCCGCTGGGCGTGGGCGTGATGTCGGCGGCGCTGAAGAAGGGTGAATTGGGCGACGCTGGCTACGCCCGCATGATCGAGACCACCACCAAGCTCAACACGCCCGGCCCCGAGCTCGCCGCGCTGCCCGGCGTGCACGCGCTGACCGACGTCACCGGCTTCGGCCTGGCCGGCCACGCGCTGGAGATGGCCCGCGGGGCGCGCTGCGAAGTGCACCTGGACTGGGCCGCCGTGCCGCTGATGAGTGGCGTGCGCGAACTCGCTGCGCAGGGCTTTGTCACAGGCGCTTCGGGGCGCAACTGGGCGGGTTATGGCAGCGATGTGAGTCTGCCGGCGAACTTCGCCGCCGAAGACCGCGCGCTGCTTACCGACCCGCAGACCAGCGGCGGCCTGCTGGTGGCCTGCACGCCCGCATCGCTCGATGCGGTGCTCGCCACCTTCCAGCGCCACGGCTTCGCACAGGCCGCTGTGGTGGGCGGCGTGACTGCCGCCAGCGGAGCGCCGAGGCTGGTCGTCGCCTGA
- a CDS encoding GntR family transcriptional regulator: MPALHPDLPVLAAGQPRASGRLGTRALYEQVAEQLRTRILAHTLAPGSWIDEQALAAEYGISRTPLREALKVLAAEGLVTMKLRRGAYVTEVSERDLAEVFHLLALLESDAARIAAQKATPAEITELLAIHDELESAIDDRDRFFAANERFHLRLLEIADNRWRIQVVADLRKVMKLNRRQSLFKQGRLEASLREHRLIMAALKARNAERARALMHKHLEAGREAAALA, translated from the coding sequence ATGCCCGCGCTGCACCCCGACCTCCCCGTTCTCGCCGCGGGCCAGCCGCGCGCGAGCGGCCGCCTGGGTACGCGCGCGCTGTACGAACAGGTGGCCGAGCAGCTGCGCACGCGCATCCTCGCCCACACGCTGGCGCCGGGCAGCTGGATCGACGAGCAGGCGCTGGCCGCCGAGTACGGCATCAGTCGCACGCCGCTGCGCGAGGCGCTCAAGGTGCTGGCCGCCGAAGGCCTCGTGACGATGAAGCTGCGCCGCGGCGCCTACGTCACCGAGGTGTCCGAGCGTGATCTGGCCGAGGTCTTCCACCTTCTCGCGCTGCTGGAAAGCGACGCGGCGCGCATCGCCGCGCAGAAGGCCACGCCGGCCGAGATCACCGAGTTGCTGGCGATCCACGACGAGCTCGAATCGGCCATCGACGACCGCGACCGCTTCTTCGCCGCCAACGAGCGCTTCCACTTGCGCCTGCTCGAGATCGCCGACAACCGCTGGCGCATCCAGGTGGTGGCCGACCTGCGCAAGGTGATGAAGCTCAACCGCCGCCAGTCGCTGTTCAAGCAAGGCCGCCTCGAGGCCTCGCTGAGGGAGCACCGGCTGATCATGGCGGCGCTGAAAGCCCGCAATGCCGAGCGGGCGCGCGCACTGATGCACAAGCACCTCGAAGCCGGCCGCGAAGCCGCAGCGCTGGCCTGA
- the scpA gene encoding methylmalonyl-CoA mutase, which translates to MSNDPVRASEALAQWHKAAAKSAPAGQVEALNWVTPEGIVVKPVYTAADLKSLHYTDTLPGFAPYVRGPQATMYAVRPWTIRQYAGFSTAEASNDFYRKALAAGGQGVSVAFDLATHRGYDSDHPRVTGDVGKAGVAIDSVEDMKILFDGIPLDKVSVSMTMNGAVLPVLAGYVVAAEEQGVAQDQLSGTIQNDILKEFMVRNTYIYPPEPSMRIIGDIIEYTAKKMPKFNSISISGYHMQEAGANQALELAFTLADGKEYVKTALAKGLDVDEFAGRLSFFWAIGMNFYLEVAKMRAARLLWWKIMKEFAPKNPKSLMLRTHCQTSGWSLTEQDPYNNVVRTTIEAMAAVFGGTQSLHTNALDEAIALPTEFSARIARNTQLIIQEETHITNVIDPWAGSYMMEKLTQDMADAAWAIIEEVDAMGGMVKAVDSGWAKLKIEASAAEKQARIDSGRDVIVGVNKYKLAKEDAIETLEVDNHAVRENQVKRLQSVRAKRDAAKVKAALDALSACAETGHGNLLDLSIQAVRLRATVGEVSDALEKAWGRHRADTQKVTGVYAAAYDSAEGWDKLKAEIADFAESQGRRPRVMIAKLGQDGHDRGAKVVATAFADLGFDVDMGPLFQTAEECARQAIENDVHAVGVSTLAAGHKTLVPAIIQSLKAQGADDIIVFVGGVIPRQDYDFLYESGVKGIYGPGTPIPASAKDVLEQIKKNLPKKA; encoded by the coding sequence ATGTCCAACGACCCCGTCCGCGCGTCCGAAGCCCTGGCCCAGTGGCACAAGGCGGCCGCCAAATCGGCCCCCGCGGGCCAGGTCGAGGCGCTGAACTGGGTCACGCCCGAGGGCATCGTCGTCAAGCCGGTCTACACGGCGGCGGACCTGAAGTCGCTGCACTACACCGACACCTTGCCCGGCTTCGCGCCTTATGTGCGCGGCCCGCAGGCCACGATGTACGCGGTGCGACCGTGGACGATCCGCCAGTACGCCGGCTTCTCCACCGCCGAAGCCTCGAACGACTTCTATCGCAAGGCATTGGCTGCCGGCGGGCAAGGCGTGAGCGTCGCCTTCGACCTGGCGACGCATCGCGGCTACGACAGCGACCACCCGCGCGTCACCGGCGACGTCGGCAAGGCCGGCGTGGCGATCGACTCGGTGGAGGACATGAAGATCCTGTTCGACGGCATCCCGCTCGACAAGGTCAGCGTGTCGATGACGATGAACGGCGCCGTGCTGCCGGTGCTGGCCGGCTACGTGGTGGCGGCGGAGGAGCAGGGCGTCGCGCAGGACCAGCTGAGCGGGACCATCCAGAACGACATCCTCAAGGAGTTCATGGTCCGCAACACCTACATCTATCCGCCCGAGCCGAGCATGCGGATCATCGGCGACATCATCGAGTACACGGCCAAGAAGATGCCGAAGTTCAACTCGATCTCGATCTCCGGGTACCACATGCAGGAGGCGGGCGCGAACCAGGCGCTGGAGCTCGCCTTCACGCTGGCCGACGGCAAGGAGTACGTGAAGACGGCGCTGGCCAAGGGGCTGGACGTCGACGAGTTCGCCGGGCGCCTCTCCTTCTTCTGGGCCATCGGCATGAACTTCTATCTCGAAGTGGCCAAGATGCGCGCGGCGCGGCTGCTGTGGTGGAAGATCATGAAGGAGTTCGCGCCCAAGAACCCGAAGAGCCTGATGCTTCGCACGCACTGCCAGACCTCGGGCTGGAGCCTCACCGAGCAGGACCCGTACAACAACGTCGTGCGCACCACCATCGAGGCGATGGCGGCGGTGTTCGGCGGCACGCAGAGCCTGCACACCAACGCGCTCGACGAAGCCATCGCGCTTCCCACCGAGTTCAGCGCGCGCATCGCGCGCAACACGCAGCTGATCATCCAGGAAGAGACCCACATCACGAACGTCATCGACCCCTGGGCCGGCAGCTACATGATGGAGAAGCTCACGCAGGACATGGCCGATGCCGCCTGGGCGATCATCGAGGAAGTCGATGCGATGGGCGGCATGGTCAAGGCGGTCGACTCCGGCTGGGCGAAGCTGAAGATCGAGGCCAGCGCGGCCGAGAAGCAGGCGCGCATCGACTCGGGCCGCGACGTCATCGTCGGCGTCAACAAGTACAAGCTCGCCAAGGAAGACGCCATCGAGACGCTCGAGGTCGACAACCACGCGGTGCGCGAGAATCAGGTCAAGCGCCTGCAGTCGGTGCGCGCCAAGCGCGATGCCGCCAAGGTGAAGGCCGCGCTTGACGCGCTGAGCGCCTGTGCCGAGACTGGTCATGGAAACCTGCTCGACCTGAGCATCCAGGCGGTGCGCCTGCGTGCCACGGTGGGCGAGGTGTCGGATGCCTTGGAAAAGGCCTGGGGGCGCCACCGCGCCGATACGCAGAAGGTGACCGGTGTGTACGCAGCCGCCTACGACAGTGCCGAGGGCTGGGACAAGCTGAAGGCCGAGATCGCCGATTTCGCCGAGAGCCAGGGCCGCCGGCCGCGCGTGATGATCGCCAAGCTCGGCCAGGACGGCCACGACCGCGGCGCGAAGGTCGTCGCCACGGCCTTCGCCGACCTGGGTTTCGACGTCGACATGGGGCCACTGTTCCAGACCGCCGAGGAATGCGCGCGCCAGGCGATCGAGAACGACGTGCATGCGGTGGGTGTGTCCACGCTGGCCGCTGGCCACAAGACGCTGGTGCCGGCGATCATCCAGAGCCTGAAGGCGCAGGGCGCCGACGACATCATCGTCTTCGTCGGCGGCGTGATCCCGCGCCAGGACTACGACTTCCTGTACGAATCCGGCGTGAAGGGCATCTACGGCCCGGGCACGCCGATCCCGGCGAGCGCGAAGGACGTGCTCGAGCAGATCAAGAAGAACCTCCCCAAGAAGGCCTGA
- a CDS encoding dihydrofolate reductase: MSRPILALIAAVPRNRVIGRGSDLVFHESEDQKHFRRVTLGCPVIMGRKTWDSLPPRFRPLPGRRNIVVTRNAQWSAEGALRAGSIDEALQIAADAARVFVIGGAELYALALPQADELVLTEIDAELDGDVFFPDWPRAQFRQTSSEPHVTAGGVGYRFNHYVRQATASSSGTVQPAGSGGRSDSSPPISDS, encoded by the coding sequence ATGAGCCGCCCCATCCTCGCCCTGATCGCCGCCGTGCCCCGCAATCGCGTCATCGGCCGCGGCAGCGATCTGGTCTTCCACGAGAGCGAAGACCAGAAGCACTTCCGCCGCGTGACGCTGGGCTGCCCGGTGATCATGGGCCGCAAGACATGGGACTCGCTGCCGCCGCGTTTTCGCCCGCTGCCGGGGCGGCGCAACATCGTCGTCACACGCAACGCGCAGTGGTCGGCGGAAGGTGCGCTGCGCGCTGGCTCGATCGACGAGGCCCTGCAGATCGCAGCCGATGCCGCCCGCGTCTTCGTGATCGGTGGCGCCGAGCTCTATGCGCTGGCGCTGCCGCAAGCCGACGAACTGGTGCTCACCGAGATCGACGCCGAACTCGACGGCGATGTCTTCTTCCCGGACTGGCCGCGCGCCCAGTTCAGGCAGACTTCCTCCGAGCCGCATGTCACCGCCGGTGGCGTCGGCTACCGCTTCAACCACTACGTCCGGCAGGCGACCGCTTCGTCCTCGGGCACGGTTCAGCCCGCCGGCTCCGGCGGCCGCAGCGACAGCAGCCCGCCGATCAGCGATTCGTAG
- the meaB gene encoding methylmalonyl Co-A mutase-associated GTPase MeaB, giving the protein MEGVRRRERRALAKAITLLESTRADHRARADALLNALLPHTGRAIRLGISGVPGVGKSTFIEALGLFLIAQGHRVAVLAIDPSSSVSGGSILGDKTRMELLSVNEAAYIRPSPASGTLGGVAEKTREAMLVCEAAGYDVVIVETVGVGQSETAVASMTDMFVLLQLPNAGDDLQAIKKGVMELADLVVINKADLDAAAATRAQAQITSALRVFNFHGHPAQSGDRWQPQVMQISALKAQGVDAFWTMVQNFHAKRRAGGEFDARRQQQSLAWMWDSVHAGLRADFDHHPAVRQALPQILRDVVDARIAPSAAARALLNLFEHPKH; this is encoded by the coding sequence ATGGAGGGCGTGCGCCGCCGCGAGCGGCGTGCGCTGGCCAAGGCCATCACACTGCTCGAATCGACGCGCGCCGACCACCGCGCGCGCGCCGATGCGCTGCTCAATGCGCTGCTGCCGCACACGGGCCGGGCGATCCGCCTGGGCATCTCCGGCGTGCCGGGCGTGGGCAAGTCGACCTTCATCGAGGCACTGGGCCTGTTCCTCATCGCCCAGGGCCACCGCGTGGCGGTGCTGGCGATCGACCCGTCGTCGAGCGTGTCCGGCGGCTCCATCCTCGGCGACAAGACGCGCATGGAGCTCCTCTCGGTCAACGAGGCCGCCTACATCCGCCCGAGCCCCGCCAGTGGCACGCTCGGCGGCGTGGCCGAGAAGACGCGCGAGGCCATGCTGGTGTGCGAGGCCGCGGGGTACGACGTGGTGATCGTCGAGACGGTGGGCGTCGGCCAGAGCGAGACCGCGGTGGCCAGCATGACCGACATGTTCGTGCTGCTGCAGCTTCCCAACGCCGGCGACGACCTGCAGGCCATCAAGAAAGGCGTGATGGAGCTGGCCGACCTGGTCGTCATCAACAAGGCCGACCTCGACGCCGCCGCCGCCACGCGAGCGCAGGCGCAGATCACCAGCGCGCTGCGCGTCTTCAACTTTCACGGCCACCCGGCGCAATCCGGCGACCGCTGGCAGCCGCAGGTGATGCAGATCAGCGCGCTGAAGGCGCAGGGCGTCGATGCTTTCTGGACCATGGTGCAGAACTTCCATGCCAAGCGGCGCGCCGGCGGCGAATTCGATGCCCGGCGCCAGCAGCAGTCGCTGGCCTGGATGTGGGACAGCGTGCATGCCGGCCTGCGTGCCGACTTCGACCACCACCCCGCGGTGCGCCAGGCGCTGCCGCAGATCCTGCGCGACGTCGTCGACGCGCGCATCGCCCCTTCCGCGGCCGCGCGCGCGCTGCTGAACCTGTTCGAACATCCCAAGCACTGA
- a CDS encoding amidase codes for MSRLGDLGDLTALDADALSTAIHARRVSCREVMGAYLERIHRLNPRLNAIVNLAPDEVLLRQADERDAELEQGRSRGWLHGIPQAIKDASPVTGFPNTLGSPLLADALPARDSVMAARMKAAGCIVVGKTNLPEFGLGSHTFNELFGATPNAWDPAVSAGGSSGGAAVSLAQRLLPVADGSDFMGSLRNPAAWANIFGLRPSQGRVPYWPAADTWVSQLGTEGPMARTVKDLAKLLSIQAGHDPRAPLSIAEGPQDFQAAADPATLRGLRIAWLGDLGGHLAMEPGLLDVAEAALARFAAAGAQVEPTALGFDAERLWDAWLVWRRALVGARIRALLGRPGARERIKPEALWEYDQGATLSFTEFMRASEVRTAFHARMLELFERFDVLALPVTQVWPFPIGQRWPTHVAGREMDTYHRWMESTIYATFAGAPGISVPAGFHANGRWPAGLQLIAKPQADAALLRVAAAYESLIGGLLSLRPPEPAG; via the coding sequence ATGAGCCGCCTGGGCGACCTCGGCGACCTCACCGCGCTCGACGCCGATGCGCTGTCGACGGCGATCCATGCGCGCCGCGTGTCGTGCCGCGAGGTGATGGGCGCGTACCTTGAGCGCATCCACCGGCTCAACCCGCGGCTGAACGCCATCGTCAACCTGGCACCCGATGAGGTGCTGCTGCGCCAGGCCGACGAGCGCGATGCCGAGCTCGAGCAGGGCCGTTCACGCGGCTGGCTGCACGGCATCCCGCAGGCGATCAAGGACGCCTCGCCGGTGACCGGCTTCCCGAACACGCTGGGCAGTCCGCTGCTCGCCGATGCGCTGCCGGCGCGCGACAGCGTGATGGCCGCGCGAATGAAAGCCGCCGGCTGCATCGTCGTGGGCAAGACCAACCTGCCCGAGTTCGGCCTGGGCTCGCACACCTTCAACGAACTGTTCGGCGCCACGCCGAACGCCTGGGACCCGGCGGTCAGCGCCGGCGGCAGCAGCGGCGGCGCTGCGGTGTCGCTCGCACAGCGGCTGCTGCCGGTGGCCGATGGCTCGGACTTCATGGGCTCGCTGCGCAACCCGGCGGCCTGGGCCAACATCTTCGGCCTGCGCCCGAGCCAGGGCCGCGTGCCGTACTGGCCAGCGGCCGACACCTGGGTCAGCCAGCTCGGCACCGAGGGGCCGATGGCGCGCACGGTGAAGGACCTCGCGAAACTGCTGTCCATCCAGGCCGGCCATGACCCGCGGGCGCCGCTGTCGATCGCCGAGGGGCCGCAGGACTTCCAGGCCGCGGCCGACCCGGCCACGCTGCGCGGCCTGCGCATTGCCTGGCTCGGCGATCTCGGCGGCCACCTGGCGATGGAGCCGGGGCTGCTCGACGTGGCCGAAGCCGCGCTGGCGCGCTTCGCCGCGGCCGGCGCGCAGGTCGAGCCCACGGCCTTGGGCTTCGACGCAGAGCGGCTCTGGGATGCCTGGCTGGTGTGGCGCCGGGCACTCGTCGGTGCGCGGATCAGGGCGTTGCTGGGGCGGCCCGGTGCGCGCGAACGCATCAAGCCCGAGGCGCTGTGGGAATACGACCAGGGCGCGACGCTGAGCTTCACCGAGTTCATGCGCGCCAGCGAAGTCCGCACGGCATTCCATGCGCGCATGCTCGAACTCTTCGAGCGCTTCGACGTGCTCGCCCTGCCGGTCACGCAGGTGTGGCCATTCCCGATCGGGCAGCGCTGGCCGACGCACGTCGCCGGCCGCGAGATGGACACCTACCACCGCTGGATGGAGTCGACGATCTACGCCACTTTCGCCGGCGCGCCGGGCATCAGCGTTCCGGCCGGCTTTCATGCCAACGGGCGCTGGCCCGCCGGCCTGCAGCTGATCGCGAAGCCGCAGGCCGACGCGGCCCTGCTGCGCGTGGCCGCGGCCTACGAATCGCTGATCGGCGGGCTGCTGTCGCTGCGGCCGCCGGAGCCGGCGGGCTGA
- the senA gene encoding selenoneine synthase SenA, with translation MARLAREGNADVVAQALQASRRDTLATFALYEQALPGLDVPRRGELNPPLWELGHIGWFQEYWLVRNPLRGHGAAADPDAPRGRPLRPDADALYNSSRVPHDSRWSLPLPDAQRTRDELVRQLDSTLALLGGVDAGDDDSLYFYRLALLHEDMHHEAALYMAQSLGIAIDDPRWQATALPAPPPPIRLPAGRWKLGSEARRGFAFDNELAAHEVEVSASAIDAQAVRWAEYLPFVEAGGYGDARWWNDAGQRWLAEHHVAAPRYLRQIDGTWQHWRHGRWLALDLAEAACHLTQHEALAWCRWAGRRLPGEAEWERAALTRPEAFRWGDVWEWTASPFQPFPGFAAHPYRDYSAPWFDGRPVLRGASFMTQPRLRHPRYRNYFPAFRNDVPAGFRTCAP, from the coding sequence GTGGCACGTCTGGCCCGAGAGGGAAATGCCGATGTCGTCGCCCAGGCGCTGCAAGCCAGCCGGCGCGATACGCTGGCGACCTTCGCGTTGTACGAGCAGGCGCTGCCGGGCCTGGACGTGCCAAGACGGGGCGAGCTGAACCCGCCGCTGTGGGAACTGGGCCACATCGGCTGGTTCCAGGAGTACTGGCTGGTGCGCAATCCGCTCCGCGGCCACGGTGCGGCCGCCGACCCCGACGCACCGCGCGGCCGGCCGCTGCGCCCCGACGCCGATGCGCTCTACAACTCCAGCCGCGTGCCGCACGACTCACGCTGGTCGCTGCCGCTGCCCGATGCGCAGCGCACCCGCGACGAGCTGGTGCGTCAACTGGATTCGACGCTGGCGCTGCTGGGCGGCGTCGACGCTGGCGACGACGATTCGCTGTATTTCTACCGCCTCGCCCTGCTGCACGAAGACATGCACCACGAGGCGGCGCTCTACATGGCGCAGTCGCTGGGCATCGCGATCGACGATCCGCGCTGGCAGGCCACCGCCCTGCCCGCCCCGCCGCCGCCGATCCGCCTGCCCGCCGGGCGCTGGAAGCTCGGCAGCGAAGCGCGGCGCGGCTTCGCCTTCGACAACGAGCTCGCCGCGCACGAGGTCGAGGTGTCGGCCAGCGCCATCGATGCGCAAGCCGTGCGCTGGGCCGAGTACCTGCCCTTCGTCGAGGCCGGCGGCTACGGTGACGCGCGCTGGTGGAACGATGCCGGCCAGCGCTGGCTTGCAGAGCACCACGTCGCCGCGCCGCGATACCTGCGCCAGATCGATGGCACCTGGCAGCACTGGCGACACGGCCGCTGGTTGGCGCTCGACCTCGCCGAAGCAGCCTGCCATCTCACGCAGCACGAAGCGCTGGCCTGGTGCCGCTGGGCCGGGCGCCGCCTGCCCGGCGAGGCCGAATGGGAGCGCGCAGCCTTGACCCGGCCCGAGGCGTTCCGCTGGGGCGACGTGTGGGAATGGACGGCCAGCCCGTTCCAGCCCTTCCCCGGCTTTGCCGCACACCCCTACCGCGACTACTCTGCGCCCTGGTTCGACGGCAGGCCGGTGCTGCGCGGTGCCTCGTTCATGACGCAGCCGCGCTTGCGCCATCCGCGCTATCGCAACTACTTCCCCGCGTTCCGCAACGACGTGCCGGCCGGGTTCCGGACCTGTGCGCCGTGA